The proteins below come from a single Metarhizium brunneum chromosome 1, complete sequence genomic window:
- the SOD2 gene encoding Superoxide dismutase — protein sequence MSSALLRTTPVVRAGLRAAKPMAMASTSFVRGKATLPDLPYDYAALEPFISGQIMELHHSKHHQTYVNSFNAASEVLAEALSTNDTKAAAAQGPLLNFHGGGHVNHSLFWENLAPNGKGGGGEPEGKLLTAINEDFGSFENLKKQTNATLAGIQGSGWAWLVKDKTSGTLSLVTRANQDPVVGNFEPLLGIDAWEHAYYLQYQNRKAEYFSAIWEVINWSTVSKRFEK from the exons ATGTCATCAGCGCTTCTTCGCACCACGCCCGTTGTGAGGGCCGGCCTGCGTGCCGCTaagcccatggccatggctagCACAAGCTTCGTCCGTGGCAAGGCCACTCTGCCTGATCTTCCCT ACGATTATGCCGCTCTCGAGCCCTTCATCTCCGGCCAGATCATGGAGCTCCATCATTCCAAGCACCACCAAACCTATGTGAACAGCTTCAATGCCGCCAGCGAGGTGCTTGCTGAGGCCCTTTCCACGAACGACACCAAAGCGGCCGCTGCTCAAGGTCCTCTTCTGAACTTCCACGGTGGTGGCCACGTTAACCACTCCCTTTTCTGGGAGAACCTGGCCCCCAATGGAaagggcggtggtggtgagcCCGAGGGTAAACTTTTG ACCGCCATCAATGAAGATTTCGGGTCGTTCGAAAACTTGAAGAAGCAGACCAACGCGACTCTTGCTGGCATCCAAGGCTCTGGCTGGGCCTGGCTCGTCAAAGACAAGACCTCGGGCACACTGTCTCTTGTTACTCGTGCCAACCAGGATCCCGTCGTTGGCAACTTTGAGCCTCTCCTGGGTATTGACGCCTGGGAGCATGCTTACTACTTGCAGTACCAGAATCGCAAGGCTGAGTATTTCAGTGCCATCTGGGAGGTCATCAACTGGAGCACGGTTTCCAAGCGGTTTGAAAAATGA
- the PSF3 gene encoding DNA replication complex GINS protein, whose protein sequence is MSYYDVDAILTDAEKVPCQFELDVPYLGHLDNSSGLKPGTPLSLPLWLAEMLALASAGEDSKAPLTLNLPPCLSDQVINALKADPRAVALRDQSPHFYGVGVRMLDLFDERELGAVLRTTFVVRANDVGLHARKAEDSVGGQGEEFLRGLDEWERNLFRRGHEGVRGAKEWTEKVKRL, encoded by the exons ATGTCGTACTACGACGTGGATGCTATCCTCACAGACGCAGAG AAAGTCCCCTGCCAGTTCGAGCTCGATGTCCCCTACCTAGGCCACCTCGACAACTCCTCCGGCCTCAAGCCCGGCACGCCGCTCTCCCTGCCCCTCTGGCTTGCCGAAATGCTCGCGCTCGCCTCCGCCGGCGAAGACTCAAAGGCTCCCCTGACGCTGAACCTGCCGCCCTGCCTGTCCGACCAAGTCATCAACGCGTTGAAGGCCGACCCGCGGGCGGTTGCGCTGCGTGACCAGAGCCCGCATTTTTACGGAGTTGGCGTCAGGATGTTGGATTTGTTCGACGAGAGGGAGCTGGGTGCCGTGCTGAGGACCACGTTTGTCGTGAGGGCCAACGATGTTGGACTGCATGCGAGGAAGGCCGAGGACTCTGTAGGCGGCCAGGGGGAGGAGTTTCTGAGGGGCCTGGATGAGTGGGAGAGGAATCTGTTTCGGAGGGGCCACGAGGGCGTAAGGGGGGCCAAGGAATGGACTGAAAAGGTGAAAAGGCTGtga
- the AT326 gene encoding Isoflavipucine cluster transcription factor → MAITMADSIIRKACDRCHSQKLSCKRVGDEACERCVRLQTECKSSPSLRYKKQQQQHGQQYQRQQQRTPYQNQQKPQTQPSAYSTPVSKPPVGRRIPINQQAEDTLSEKQSVVATEASLEPADFDFSQIENLNFFSPPPAASLPHNSVPGGLDTFQPVPTFPDPWDQQLNQAAEAFHATPTSFQPGDNSGFQSAVPTLSLTETPHSQSLAEKRRRPRLRNRPRQIALRQIANAPATHIDPPSIHWMAQLSEINSRLLDLASVLPQQQPAACNFDTLGRSNDEAFANQGFPIDEMFKLTRRVADVLDRLSAGVGASATRMDNSDPGNSMFVLSIYVRLLDMYQKVFSLVRMELSQVDSEALFRFWRLPDVQVGSFAVDPSPSLQMSLTIQLAEEFLARLRVATAALDPALSNGGGSKGVSEDGGSGKSMFSDVVDISFRAVKTKEESLGKHLAELRDEIEAFLNP, encoded by the exons ATGGCTATTACCATGGCCGATAGCATTATTAGGAAAGCTTGCGACCGTTGCCACTCCCAGAAGCTGAGCTGTAAACGagtcggcgacgaggcctGCGAACGCTGTGTCAGACTTCAGACCGAGTGCAAATCAAGTCCCTCTCTTCGCTATAagaagcagcaacagcagcacgGCCAGCAATACCAACGCCAGCAGCAAAGAACCCCATATCAGAATCAACAGAAACCTCAAACACAACCATCAGCATATTCTACGCCAGTGTCAAAGCCCCCTGTCGGCAGGC GAATACCAATCAATCAGCAGGCCGAGGACACATTGTCTGAGAAGCAGAGTGTCGTCGCCACTGAGGCATCGTTGGAACCAGCAGACTTTGATTTTAGCCAGATTGAGAACCTCAACTTCTTTTCGCCCCCTCCAGCCGCTTCCCTGCCACACAACTCAGTTCCAGGAGGTCTTGACACCTTTCAGCCTGTCCCCACGTTCCCAGACCCTTGGGATCAGCAGTTGAATCAAGCCGCCGAAGCATTCCACGCTACGCCAACATCTTTCCAACCCGGAGACAACAGCGGGTTTCAATCAGCCGTTCCTACACTGAGTCTGACAGAGACTCCTCACAGTCAGTCTCTTGCAGAAAAGCGCAGAAGGCCCCGTCTTAGAAACCGACCGAGGCAAATTGCGTTACGCCAGATCGCAAACGCACCAGCCACACACATAGACCCCCCAAGTATACACTGGATGGCGCAATTATCTGAAATCAATTCTCGGCTATTGGACCTTGCGTCTGTCTTGCCCCAGCAGCAACCGGCAGCATGTAATTTTGACACCCTGGGCAGATCAAATGATGAAGCGTTTGCCAACCAGGGGTTTCCAATTGATGAGATGTTCAAGCTTACTCGACGAGTGGCTGATGTCCTCGACCGGTTGTCGGCAGGAGTAGGCGCTTCTGCAACCAGAATGGACAACTCTGACCCCGGAAACTCCATGTTTGTTCTCTCGATATATGTCCGCCTGCTCGACATGTATCAAAAGGTGTTCAGTCTGGTTCGCATGGAACTGTCTCAAGTTGATTCGGAAGCTCTCTTCCGATTCTGGAGACTTCCTGACGTCCAAGTTGGGTCTTTTGCCGTGGACCCTTCTCCATCATTGCAGATGTCTCTTACTATCCAGTTGGCAGAGGAGTTTCTCGCTCGTCTCCGAGTGGCGACTGCGGCCTTGGATCCTGCCTTGAGCAATGGCGGTGGAAGCAAAGGGGTATCTGAAGACGGTGGGAGTGGCAAGTCAATGTTTTCAGATGTGGTGGACATTTCTTTTCGAGCTGTCAAGACGAAGGAGGAGAGCCTTGGGAAGCATCTCGCCGAGTTGCGGGATGAAATTGAGGCCTTTCTAAACCCTTAG
- the YOS1 gene encoding Protein OS-9, translated as MRRTNLFFFAGIQLCSARSASFSIHDDLLAYPQFEVVFASDYISEKDAQALVNRNNQQHPTYSAEFSKTTGNHAHATTTTDAAAPSSNESDEIASYSYEILNLSPHRYLCSIPVIEPPGPVNETENALAKVEEEREHQRAAVKGWELVSKLEGSCLYYVSGWWSYSFCNNREIVQYHAISVSSNGQIPRRDPNGQEYILGRVPTLPATTGDRKKKRQQRGFDDPPRPPAELQVKGDQRYLVQKLEGGTICDLTGKDRKIEVQYQCVPGIKTDKIGWIKEVVTCSYVMMINTPRLCSDVAFQPPVEKIANPISCKLISESDASTLLLDQQPRAAQPDNDGTKENIRQKETNDEVNEKKDAAQVTVGGVLVGGKRALSTGDDDGKPLKLQGLGHLFAPQPKILQIIAEAASKENGGKVKGLTEEELEKLNIDPKAVQEMREKLKKLAGEKGWKMQLFQMNEDDEKELFGYVDDTEEEEGEGKPGDGKVDSGKTKSDGDAGGEKGPNHKEPGKQRMKSREKKKDEGKGSEEKFFNRDEL; from the exons ATGCGCCGGACcaatcttttctttttcgctGGAATCCAGCTTTGTTCTGCGCGATCCGCGAGCTTCAGCATCCACGATGATTTGCTCGCCTATCCCCAG TTTGAAGTAGTATTCGCCAGCGATTATATTTCTGAAAAGGATGCACAGGCGCTAGTTAATCGCAATAATCAACAACACCCAACATATTCCGCCGAGTTTTCGAAAACAACCGGAAATCATGCACATGCCACAACGACGACTGATGCGGCTGCTCCAAGTTCCAACGAGTCCGATGAAATCGCGAGCTATTCTTACGAAATATTGAATTTATCACCACATCGATACCTGTGTTCGATACCCGTCATAGAACCACCTGGCCCAGTAAATGAAACGGAGAATGCATTGGCCAAAGTGGAGGAGGAACGAGAACACCAGCGAGCGGCCGTAAAGGGCTGGGAGCTCGTAAGCAAGCTAGAAGGTTCTTGTTTATACTACGTATCTGGATGGTGGAGCTACAGTTTTTGTAACAACCGCGAGATTGTACAATACCACGCCATATCGGTGTCAAGTAACGGCCAGATTCCCAGGCGGGACCCTAACGGCCAAGAGTATATCTTGGGCAGGGTGCCGACACTCCCCGCAACAACCGGGgaccgaaaaaaaaagaggcaacaGCGCGGTTTCGACGATCCACCTCGTCCGCCGGCCGAACTACAAGTAAAGGGAGACCAACGCTATCTTGTGCAAAAGCTCGAAGGTGGTACGATTTGCGACCTGACGGGCAAGGACCGAAAAATTGAAGTTCAGTACCAGTGCGTACCGGGCATCAAGACCGACAAGATTGGATGGATCAAAGAGGTGGTTACTTGCTCCTATGTTATGATGATCAACACGCCTCGACTGTGTAGCGATGTCGCCTTTCAGCCACCCGTAGAAAAGATTGCAAACCCCATCAGCTGCAAACTGATTTCTGAAAGCGACGCATCCACATTACTTTTGGATCAGCAGCCGAGAGCTGCACAGCCTGACAATGACGGAACGAAGGAGAACATCAGGCAGAAAGAGACCAACGACGAGGTCAACGAAAAAAAGGACGCCGCACAAGTCACTGTTGGGGGCGTTCTTGTTGGAGGCAAACGAGCCCTCTCTAccggcgacgacgatggcaagCCCCTCAAGCTCCAAGGGCTCGGTCACTTGTTTGCTCCGCAACCCAAGATCCTGCAGATCATCGCCGAGGCGGCCAGTAAAGAAAACGGCGGAAAAGTAAAAGGTCTAACCGAAGAGGAGCTTGAAAAGCTAAACATCGATCCCAAGGCTGTTCAGGAAATGCGCGAGAAACTCAAGAAGCTCGCGGGCGAAAAGGGCTGGAAGATGCAGTTGTTCCAGATGAATGAGGACGACGAAAAGGAGCTTTTCGGCTATGTCGATGATactgaagaggaggaaggggaAGGGAAGCCTGGAGACGGGAAGGTGGACAGCGGCAAGACGAAGAGCGATGGGGACGCTGGGGGAGAGAAAGGGCCGAATCATAAAGAACCGGGGAAGCAGAGGATGAAAtcaagggaaaagaaaaaagacgagGGAAAAGGGAGCGAGGAGAAGTTTTTCAACCGTGACGAATTGTAA